From one Peredibacter starrii genomic stretch:
- a CDS encoding chromate transporter has translation MEKSLAHVFLKLGFLSFGGPAAHIAMMRSEVVDRRAWLSEKEFMDLLGATNLIPGPNSTELAIFIGHKLAGWRGLIISGVCFILPAFLIVLAVAALYSHFGTVPDTNAILKGMRPVVVGVVFLALWKLGQTIYNTGMVSIITLVLSSVLIFYGINELAVIFGAGLFMGLYRTKFHQKLSLSFELFMFFFKVGSVLFGSGYVLLGFLQKDLVEKSKLLTESQLLDAITIGQVTPGPVFTTASFIGYLIDGFSGSIFSTLGIFVPSFIFVALVTPFLTRLRASEFFSHALDGVNAASLGLMIVVLIKLSMASFINPLTAALGLISITLLLVFKRLNSAYLIISGGALGYFFL, from the coding sequence ATGGAAAAATCTCTTGCCCATGTTTTTTTGAAACTCGGATTTTTGAGCTTCGGAGGACCTGCTGCTCATATTGCTATGATGCGCTCAGAAGTCGTGGATAGACGTGCCTGGTTATCGGAAAAGGAGTTTATGGATCTCCTTGGTGCCACAAATCTCATTCCCGGTCCCAATTCAACTGAGCTGGCCATTTTCATCGGTCATAAGCTGGCCGGATGGCGTGGACTCATCATAAGTGGTGTGTGTTTTATTTTACCGGCCTTTTTAATCGTTCTCGCTGTGGCCGCCTTGTATTCTCATTTTGGAACAGTTCCAGATACTAATGCAATTCTAAAAGGTATGCGGCCCGTGGTGGTGGGGGTGGTTTTCCTGGCCCTCTGGAAACTTGGTCAAACGATCTACAACACCGGTATGGTATCGATCATTACCTTGGTCCTTTCTAGCGTTTTAATTTTTTACGGAATCAACGAGTTGGCTGTTATTTTTGGTGCTGGCCTTTTCATGGGCCTCTATAGAACAAAGTTTCATCAGAAACTAAGCTTGAGTTTTGAATTGTTTATGTTCTTTTTCAAGGTCGGCTCGGTACTGTTTGGAAGTGGATACGTTCTCCTTGGATTTTTGCAAAAGGACTTGGTTGAAAAATCTAAGCTTCTGACTGAGTCTCAATTATTGGATGCCATCACTATTGGGCAGGTGACACCTGGGCCGGTCTTCACAACAGCGTCTTTCATTGGTTATCTCATTGATGGTTTCAGTGGATCCATATTCTCGACATTGGGGATTTTTGTGCCCTCATTTATTTTTGTGGCATTAGTAACCCCATTTCTTACTCGATTGCGTGCCTCAGAATTTTTTTCTCATGCTTTGGATGGAGTGAATGCTGCTTCGCTGGGGCTCATGATTGTTGTGTTAATCAAGCTTTCTATGGCCAGTTTTATAAATCCTCTAACAGCTGCCTTGGGTCTAATTTCGATCACTCTTTTACTGGTATTTAAAAGATTAAATTCCGCTTACTTAATAATCTCTGGCGGTGCTCTCGGTTATTTCTTTTTATAA
- a CDS encoding Hsp20/alpha crystallin family protein — protein sequence MYHFELKPNRTHNQWEKEFEKLFDVFSKEDLYAPVCEIQDEEKSYLISLDIPGARKEDINIEVKDNHLHISGERKYTGKTDKDYVLRSERRYGKFSRVFSLPKNVNPDAIEARFENGVLDLTLPKEAKSQTRKIAISDWSKAETDLKS from the coding sequence ATGTATCACTTTGAACTAAAACCGAATCGCACTCACAATCAATGGGAAAAAGAATTTGAAAAACTTTTCGATGTCTTCTCGAAAGAAGACTTATATGCCCCGGTTTGTGAAATTCAGGACGAGGAAAAATCTTATCTCATCAGTCTGGATATTCCAGGTGCTCGTAAGGAAGACATCAACATTGAAGTAAAAGACAATCATCTTCACATCTCTGGTGAACGTAAATACACCGGGAAAACTGACAAAGACTACGTTCTCCGCTCAGAACGTCGCTATGGAAAATTTTCACGGGTCTTTAGCTTACCTAAGAATGTGAACCCAGATGCGATTGAGGCCAGATTCGAAAACGGAGTTTTGGATCTGACCTTACCTAAAGAAGCCAAATCTCAAACGCGCAAAATCGCGATTTCAGATTGGTCTAAGGCAGAGACCGATCTGAAGAGTTAA
- a CDS encoding rhodanese-like domain-containing protein, giving the protein MKNLLVILSLVLSSFSFAGPEDHIPGAVYATKSKVPYYLMELVFDSAVVTPNLRTLFLEARYGNFFGDFKVTNVIFKTEDDMVITAEKVLFDRSSGICDDAERAVATVKAVSNITSGIDPKAMEISVEYWSTNDNCHNYGQTEILKYELKQ; this is encoded by the coding sequence ATGAAAAACCTTCTCGTTATTCTCTCTCTCGTTCTTTCATCTTTCTCATTCGCGGGTCCGGAAGATCATATTCCAGGTGCTGTTTACGCCACTAAATCAAAGGTTCCTTACTATCTAATGGAACTTGTTTTTGATTCAGCGGTTGTTACTCCGAATCTAAGAACATTGTTCCTTGAAGCACGCTACGGAAATTTTTTCGGAGACTTCAAAGTGACGAACGTTATCTTTAAAACAGAAGATGATATGGTGATCACAGCTGAGAAAGTTCTCTTTGATAGATCGTCAGGAATTTGTGATGACGCTGAAAGAGCAGTGGCAACAGTTAAGGCAGTTTCGAACATCACTAGCGGAATTGATCCTAAGGCGATGGAAATATCTGTTGAGTATTGGTCAACAAATGACAACTGTCACAACTATGGCCAGACTGAAATTCTAAAATACGAATTAAAACAGTAA
- a CDS encoding YceI family protein: MKTLLAVALAFSATAYAQNKPMTQTYNVDSAATKIVYVGKKVTGQHTGNVTAKSGNLTFLGEQITGGEVVVDMNSLTSTDITDKDTNAKYLGHMKSADFFDTAKYPEAKLVIKNSKKTDKGLEVTGDLTMIGKTNPITFLVTDLKKTDAGVTGKSNVTINRTKWGLVYGSGSFIKGLGDKAINDEFTLAIDLSAKK, encoded by the coding sequence ATGAAAACATTATTAGCTGTTGCTCTTGCTTTCTCTGCTACTGCGTACGCTCAAAACAAACCTATGACTCAAACTTACAATGTAGACTCTGCTGCTACTAAGATCGTTTATGTTGGTAAGAAAGTAACTGGTCAACACACTGGTAACGTAACTGCAAAAAGCGGTAACCTTACTTTCCTAGGCGAACAAATCACTGGTGGTGAAGTTGTTGTTGATATGAACTCACTAACAAGCACAGACATCACTGATAAAGATACAAACGCTAAGTATCTTGGCCACATGAAGTCTGCAGATTTCTTCGATACAGCTAAATATCCTGAAGCTAAACTTGTTATCAAAAACTCTAAGAAAACTGATAAAGGCCTAGAAGTAACTGGTGACCTTACTATGATCGGTAAGACAAACCCTATTACTTTCCTGGTAACTGATCTTAAAAAGACAGATGCTGGTGTAACTGGTAAATCAAACGTAACTATTAACCGCACTAAATGGGGTCTAGTTTACGGTTCAGGTTCATTCATTAAAGGTCTTGGTGACAAGGCAATTAACGACGAATTTACTCTAGCAATCGATCTTTCAGCTAAAAAATAA